The following proteins are encoded in a genomic region of Catellatospora sp. TT07R-123:
- a CDS encoding YbaB/EbfC family nucleoid-associated protein, producing MAQQSDRDANFALRERFAQVHDQYTRLRTGMGELQTKLAALRSTAKTADGLIKATVDARGRLVHLELHPSSLREYGAAKLAEEITKTTARAAEAAGAGVTALMSQVLPAGSGAAEFLRTNDINVMMRRHDGIMGYEPEEPEGGRP from the coding sequence GTGGCACAGCAGTCCGATCGCGACGCGAACTTTGCGCTGCGGGAGCGCTTCGCGCAGGTGCACGACCAGTACACGCGGTTGCGGACCGGGATGGGCGAGTTGCAGACCAAGCTCGCGGCCCTGCGCAGCACCGCGAAGACGGCCGACGGCCTGATCAAGGCGACGGTCGACGCACGCGGGCGCCTGGTGCACCTGGAGCTGCACCCGAGCAGCCTGCGGGAATACGGCGCGGCCAAGCTCGCCGAGGAGATCACCAAGACGACGGCGCGGGCCGCCGAGGCCGCCGGGGCCGGGGTGACCGCGCTGATGTCGCAGGTCCTGCCCGCCGGCTCCGGGGCGGCGGAGTTCCTGCGCACCAACGACATCAACGTGATGATGCGCCGCCACGACGGCATCATGGGCTACGAGCCCGAGGAGCCCGAGGGCGGCCGCCCGTGA
- the dnaE gene encoding DNA polymerase III subunit alpha, with translation MSDSFVHLHVHTEYSMLDGAARLKELFKEATRLGMPALAMTDHGNMFGAYDFYKQATAAGIKPIIGVESYVTPNTARQERTRVRWADGGENDVSGGGAYTHMTMLAADADGLRNLFRMQSRASLEGYFYKPRADRELLNLYGKGVIGTTGCPSGEIQTWLRIGDFDKAVASAGEFQDIFGKENFYLELMDHGISIEKAAREGLERLRKHLNLKPIVTNDLHYTYAADADAHEVLLCVQSGSTMADPKRFKFDARDFYLKSAEEMRAQWDAIMPGACDNTLEIAERIGDYKTVFAHRDLMPSFPVPEGHTEESWLRAEVHRGLRDRFPNGVPEDRLRQADYELDVICKMGFPGYFLVTADLCEYARKEKIRVGPGRGSAAGALIAYALRITELDPMAHGLLFERFLNPDRVSMPDIDMDFDERRRGDMIRYATERWGEERVAQIITYGTIKAKAAIKDAARVLGYPFAVGDKITKAMPPAVMGKDIPLTGIFDSSHPRYPEAVEFRTLYDTDPDAKKVVDTAKGIEGLKRQWGVHAAGVILSGEPLMDVLPIQKREQDGAIITQWDMGACESIGLLKMDFLGLRNLTVMDDCLEGIQINRGETLVLEDLPLENPPTYELLARGDTLGVFQLDGGPMRALLRSMVPDGFEDISAVLALYRPGPMGANAHNDYADRKNNRKPVVPIHPQLAEPLKDILGDTYGLIVYQEQVMAIAQKLAGYTLGQADLLRRAMGKKKKEILDKEYVPFSGGMKEKGYSDEAIKTLWDILVPFSDYAFNKAHTAGYGLVSYWTAYLKANYPAEYMAALLTSVGDDKDKSAVYLAECRRMGIKVLPPDVNASTARFTPVGGDIRFGLAAVRNVGGNVVDAVVRARKEHGAFTDFYDYLRKIDAVACNKRTIESLIKAGAFDSMGHTRKGLLSVHADAIDSFMGVKKNEAIGQYDLFGAAFADTAGAPTMVVTPAIPAGEWDKTDLLVFEREMLGLYVSDHPLFGLEHVLSKAADMSVAALSEEGSVSDGQIVTLAGILSGVQRRITKQGKAWASATLEDLDGAVEVLFFPNTYDLVGQYIAEDAIVVVKGRVDRRDDQARMMAMDLSIPDISAPDDAKPVVLALPANRCTPPLAERLREVLSTHPGPAEVHVKITNGQKSSTYRLGPMRVAPVPALMADLKALLGPTALG, from the coding sequence GTGTCAGACTCCTTCGTTCACCTGCACGTGCACACCGAATACTCGATGCTCGACGGTGCGGCGAGACTAAAGGAGCTGTTCAAGGAGGCGACCCGGCTCGGGATGCCCGCCCTGGCGATGACCGACCACGGCAACATGTTCGGGGCGTACGACTTCTACAAGCAGGCGACCGCCGCCGGGATCAAGCCGATCATCGGCGTCGAGAGCTACGTGACCCCGAACACGGCCCGCCAGGAGCGCACCCGCGTCCGCTGGGCCGACGGCGGCGAGAACGACGTCTCCGGCGGTGGCGCGTACACCCACATGACGATGCTGGCGGCCGACGCCGACGGCCTGCGCAACCTGTTCCGGATGCAGTCGCGGGCGAGCCTGGAGGGCTACTTCTACAAGCCCCGCGCCGACCGCGAGCTGCTCAATCTGTACGGCAAGGGCGTGATCGGGACGACGGGCTGCCCGTCGGGGGAGATCCAGACGTGGCTGCGCATCGGCGACTTCGACAAGGCGGTCGCCTCGGCCGGTGAGTTCCAGGACATCTTCGGCAAGGAGAACTTCTACCTGGAGCTGATGGACCACGGCATCTCGATCGAGAAGGCCGCGCGCGAGGGCCTGGAGCGGCTGCGCAAGCACCTGAACCTCAAGCCGATCGTCACCAACGACCTGCACTACACGTACGCCGCCGACGCCGACGCGCACGAGGTGCTGCTGTGCGTGCAGTCGGGCTCGACGATGGCCGACCCCAAGCGGTTCAAGTTCGACGCCCGCGACTTCTACCTGAAGTCCGCCGAGGAGATGCGCGCCCAGTGGGACGCCATCATGCCCGGGGCCTGCGACAACACGCTGGAGATCGCCGAGCGGATCGGCGACTACAAGACCGTGTTCGCCCACCGCGACCTGATGCCGTCGTTCCCGGTGCCCGAGGGCCACACCGAGGAGTCGTGGCTGCGTGCCGAGGTGCACCGCGGCCTGCGCGACCGCTTCCCGAACGGGGTGCCGGAGGACCGGCTGCGCCAGGCCGACTACGAGCTCGACGTCATCTGCAAGATGGGCTTCCCGGGCTACTTCCTGGTCACCGCGGACCTGTGCGAGTACGCGCGCAAGGAGAAGATCCGGGTGGGTCCCGGCCGCGGTTCGGCGGCGGGCGCCCTGATCGCGTACGCGCTGCGCATCACCGAACTCGACCCGATGGCGCACGGCCTGCTGTTCGAGCGGTTCCTGAACCCCGACCGCGTCTCCATGCCCGACATCGACATGGACTTCGACGAGCGCCGGCGCGGTGACATGATCCGGTACGCGACCGAGCGCTGGGGCGAGGAGCGCGTCGCGCAGATCATCACGTACGGCACGATCAAGGCGAAGGCCGCGATCAAGGACGCGGCCCGGGTGCTCGGCTACCCGTTCGCGGTCGGCGACAAGATCACCAAGGCGATGCCCCCGGCCGTCATGGGCAAGGACATCCCGCTCACCGGCATCTTCGACAGCAGCCACCCCCGCTACCCGGAGGCGGTCGAGTTCCGGACGCTGTACGACACCGACCCCGACGCCAAGAAGGTCGTCGACACGGCCAAGGGCATCGAGGGCCTCAAGCGCCAGTGGGGCGTGCACGCGGCCGGCGTGATCCTGTCCGGCGAGCCGCTGATGGACGTGCTGCCGATCCAGAAGCGCGAGCAGGACGGCGCCATCATCACCCAGTGGGACATGGGTGCGTGCGAGTCCATCGGCCTGCTGAAGATGGACTTCCTGGGCCTGCGCAACCTCACCGTCATGGACGACTGCCTGGAGGGCATCCAGATCAACCGGGGCGAGACCCTGGTGCTGGAGGACCTGCCGCTGGAGAACCCGCCCACCTACGAGCTGCTGGCCCGCGGCGACACCCTGGGCGTGTTCCAGCTCGACGGCGGCCCGATGCGCGCGCTGCTGCGCTCGATGGTCCCCGACGGCTTCGAGGACATCTCCGCGGTGCTCGCGCTCTACCGGCCGGGTCCGATGGGCGCCAACGCCCACAACGACTACGCCGACCGCAAGAACAACCGCAAGCCGGTGGTGCCGATCCACCCGCAGCTGGCGGAACCCCTCAAGGACATCCTGGGCGACACGTACGGCCTGATCGTGTATCAGGAGCAGGTCATGGCGATCGCGCAGAAGCTGGCCGGGTACACCCTCGGCCAGGCCGACCTGCTGCGCCGCGCGATGGGCAAGAAGAAGAAGGAGATCCTCGACAAGGAGTACGTGCCGTTCTCGGGCGGCATGAAGGAAAAGGGCTACTCCGACGAGGCGATCAAGACGCTGTGGGACATCCTGGTCCCCTTCTCGGACTACGCGTTCAACAAGGCCCACACCGCCGGATACGGCCTGGTGTCGTACTGGACCGCCTACCTGAAGGCCAACTACCCGGCCGAGTACATGGCCGCGCTGCTCACCTCGGTCGGCGACGACAAGGACAAGTCCGCCGTCTACCTCGCCGAGTGCCGCCGCATGGGCATCAAGGTGCTGCCGCCGGACGTCAACGCGTCCACGGCCCGGTTCACCCCGGTCGGCGGCGACATCCGGTTCGGCCTGGCCGCGGTGCGCAACGTCGGCGGCAACGTGGTCGACGCGGTCGTGCGGGCCCGCAAGGAGCACGGCGCGTTCACCGACTTCTACGACTACCTGCGCAAGATCGACGCGGTGGCGTGCAACAAGCGCACCATCGAATCGCTGATCAAGGCCGGGGCGTTCGACTCGATGGGGCACACCCGCAAGGGCCTGCTGTCGGTGCACGCCGACGCCATCGACTCGTTCATGGGCGTGAAGAAGAACGAGGCCATCGGCCAGTACGACCTGTTCGGCGCAGCCTTCGCCGACACCGCCGGCGCGCCGACCATGGTCGTCACCCCGGCCATCCCGGCCGGCGAGTGGGACAAGACCGACCTGCTCGTCTTCGAACGCGAGATGCTCGGCCTGTACGTCTCCGACCACCCGCTGTTCGGGCTGGAGCACGTGCTCAGCAAGGCCGCCGACATGTCCGTCGCCGCGCTGAGCGAGGAGGGCTCGGTCTCCGACGGCCAGATCGTCACGCTGGCGGGCATCCTGTCCGGCGTCCAGCGCCGGATCACCAAGCAGGGCAAGGCCTGGGCCTCGGCCACCCTGGAGGACCTGGACGGCGCCGTCGAGGTGCTGTTCTTCCCCAACACGTACGACCTGGTCGGCCAGTACATCGCCGAGGACGCCATCGTCGTGGTCAAGGGCCGCGTCGACCGCCGCGACGACCAGGCCCGGATGATGGCGATGGACCTGTCCATCCCCGACATCTCGGCTCCCGACGACGCCAAGCCCGTCGTGCTCGCGCTGCCCGCCAACCGGTGCACCCCGCCGCTGGCCGAGCGGCTGCGCGAGGTCCTGTCCACCCACCCCGGGCCCGCCGAGGTGCACGTGAAGATCACCAACGGGCAGAAGTCCAGCACCTACCGGCTCGGCCCCATGCGTGTGGCGCCCGTCCCCGCCCTCATGGCCGACCTCAAGGCCCTCCTGGGCCCGACCGCCCTGGGCTGA
- a CDS encoding RluA family pseudouridine synthase — MVLKGESRSLPVPDGLDGMRLDQAVSRLFGLSRTAAATLVEAGDALVDGTARGKSDKVSGGSWLEVTLPAPPSAPTVVVETIEGLRIVYSDDDIVVVDKPVGVAAHPSPGWTGPTVLGGLAGLGQRVATSGAAERQGIVHRLDVGTTGLMVVAKSESAYSALKWAFKHREVDKRYHAVVQGHLDPLRGTVDAPIDRHPTHDYKFAVMSGGKPSITHYDTLEAFPAASLVDIKLETGRTHQIRVHFSALRHPCVGDLTYGADPTLSARLGLSRQWLHARELSFVHPGSGEEVRFVSEYPPDLAHALSLLRDAG; from the coding sequence ATGGTCCTGAAGGGCGAGAGCCGCAGCCTGCCGGTCCCGGACGGGCTGGACGGCATGCGGCTGGACCAGGCTGTCTCCCGCCTGTTCGGGCTGTCCCGCACCGCTGCGGCGACCCTGGTCGAGGCCGGGGACGCGCTGGTCGACGGCACCGCGCGCGGCAAGTCCGACAAGGTCTCCGGCGGCAGCTGGCTGGAAGTGACCCTGCCCGCCCCGCCGTCGGCGCCGACCGTCGTGGTCGAGACCATCGAGGGCCTGCGCATCGTGTACAGCGACGACGACATCGTCGTGGTCGACAAGCCGGTCGGCGTAGCGGCCCACCCCAGCCCCGGCTGGACCGGCCCGACCGTGCTCGGCGGCCTGGCCGGGCTCGGCCAGCGGGTGGCCACCTCCGGCGCGGCCGAGCGGCAGGGCATCGTGCACCGCCTCGACGTCGGCACGACCGGGCTGATGGTCGTCGCCAAGAGCGAGTCGGCCTACAGCGCCCTCAAGTGGGCGTTCAAGCACCGCGAGGTCGACAAGCGATACCACGCCGTGGTCCAGGGCCATCTGGATCCGCTGCGCGGCACGGTCGACGCCCCCATCGACCGCCACCCCACGCACGACTACAAGTTCGCGGTGATGTCGGGCGGCAAGCCCAGCATCACCCACTACGACACGCTGGAGGCCTTCCCCGCCGCCAGCCTCGTCGACATCAAGCTGGAGACCGGTCGCACCCACCAGATCCGGGTGCACTTCTCCGCGCTGCGCCACCCCTGTGTAGGTGACCTGACCTACGGCGCCGACCCGACCCTGTCCGCCCGGCTGGGCCTGTCCCGGCAGTGGCTGCACGCCCGGGAGCTCAGTTTCGTCCACCCGGGCAGCGGGGAAGAGGTCCGCTTCGTCAGCGAGTACCCGCCAGATCTCGCGCACGCGCTGTCGCTGCTGCGCGACGCCGGTTAG
- a CDS encoding TraR/DksA C4-type zinc finger protein — MVKPAESKTASRAAAKPVAAAKKGDRSAAETEKIRVALTARRDELQEEYDHTLVEIAEMQRERLTDSAGDDQADTGTKTFEREQEITLANNILERINQVERALERLDEGSYGWCERCGNPIPVERLAAFPSATLCVTCKQLEERR, encoded by the coding sequence ATGGTCAAACCTGCTGAGTCCAAGACCGCAAGCCGCGCCGCCGCAAAGCCCGTGGCAGCCGCGAAGAAGGGCGACCGCAGCGCCGCGGAGACGGAGAAGATCCGGGTCGCGCTGACCGCCCGTCGCGACGAGCTGCAGGAGGAGTACGACCACACGCTCGTCGAGATCGCCGAGATGCAGCGCGAGCGCCTGACCGACTCGGCCGGTGACGACCAGGCCGACACCGGCACCAAGACGTTCGAGCGCGAGCAGGAGATCACGCTGGCCAACAACATCCTGGAGCGGATCAACCAGGTCGAGCGCGCATTGGAGCGTCTCGATGAGGGAAGCTACGGGTGGTGTGAGCGATGCGGCAATCCGATCCCCGTGGAGCGGCTGGCCGCGTTCCCGTCGGCGACACTGTGCGTGACCTGTAAGCAGTTGGAGGAACGGCGCTGA
- a CDS encoding potassium/proton antiporter, which translates to MTAFLDVALLVGAAVLLIAVAAVRWSTRLGVPSLLVYLALGVLLGSVFGLRFDNPGLTRLLGTCALVLIIAEGGLTARWSMLRPVLPLASLLATLGVAISVAAVAVAVHLMLGWDWRTAALIGAVLASTDAAAVFSTLRRLRLRPRPVATLEAESGINDAPVVLLVVLLSTPGELGPWWHELLIIAYELAAGAVIGVLVGMIGRALLRRAALPAAGLYPLAAVGLTVLAYAGGAVAHASGFLAVYAAGVVLGNGRLPHRQAILGFADGLAWLSQIGLFVLLGIQVSPSGLWPVLLPGVLIGGALLLVARPLSVLVCATPFGVSWRDQAFLSWAGLRGAVPIVLATIPAAQRLPGAEALFNIVFVLVVVFTMVQAGTLPQVARLLRVTAPGEATELRVETAPLERMHADLLQLEVPEGSGLAGVHLDELRLPVGASVTLVLRAGIGFVPDRDTRLRTGDSLLIVTTEAVRDEAERRLRAVSRRGRLASWFGEDGRESRD; encoded by the coding sequence ATGACCGCCTTCCTGGACGTCGCGCTGCTGGTCGGGGCGGCCGTGCTGCTGATCGCGGTGGCGGCGGTGCGCTGGTCGACCCGCCTGGGCGTGCCCAGTCTGCTGGTGTACCTCGCGCTGGGTGTCCTGCTGGGCTCGGTGTTCGGGCTGCGGTTCGACAATCCGGGACTGACCCGGTTGCTGGGCACCTGCGCGCTGGTGCTGATCATCGCCGAGGGCGGGCTGACCGCCCGGTGGAGCATGCTGCGCCCGGTGCTGCCGCTGGCGTCGCTGCTGGCCACGCTGGGGGTGGCGATCAGCGTCGCGGCGGTGGCGGTGGCGGTGCACCTGATGCTCGGCTGGGACTGGCGCACGGCGGCGCTGATCGGTGCGGTGCTGGCCTCCACCGACGCGGCGGCCGTCTTCTCCACGCTGCGGCGGTTGCGGCTGCGCCCCCGCCCGGTGGCGACGCTGGAGGCCGAGTCGGGCATCAACGACGCGCCGGTGGTGCTGCTGGTGGTGCTGCTCTCGACGCCCGGCGAGCTCGGCCCGTGGTGGCACGAGCTGCTGATCATCGCGTACGAACTGGCCGCCGGCGCCGTCATCGGGGTGCTGGTCGGGATGATCGGCCGGGCGCTGCTGCGCCGCGCGGCCCTGCCCGCCGCGGGCCTGTATCCGCTGGCCGCGGTCGGGCTGACGGTGCTCGCCTACGCCGGGGGCGCGGTCGCCCACGCCTCGGGCTTCCTGGCCGTGTACGCCGCCGGAGTGGTGCTCGGCAACGGGCGGCTGCCCCACCGGCAGGCCATCCTCGGCTTTGCGGACGGTCTGGCCTGGTTGTCGCAGATCGGGCTGTTCGTTCTGCTGGGGATCCAGGTGTCGCCTTCCGGACTCTGGCCGGTGCTGCTGCCCGGCGTCCTGATCGGCGGGGCACTGCTGCTGGTCGCCCGGCCGCTGTCGGTCCTCGTCTGCGCGACACCGTTCGGCGTAAGCTGGCGCGACCAGGCCTTCCTGTCCTGGGCGGGCCTGCGCGGGGCGGTGCCGATCGTGCTGGCGACGATCCCGGCGGCGCAGCGGCTGCCCGGGGCGGAGGCGCTGTTCAACATCGTTTTCGTGCTGGTCGTGGTCTTCACGATGGTGCAGGCGGGCACGCTGCCGCAGGTCGCGCGGCTGCTGCGGGTGACCGCGCCGGGGGAGGCGACGGAGCTGCGGGTGGAGACCGCGCCGCTGGAGCGCATGCACGCCGACCTGCTCCAACTGGAGGTGCCGGAGGGCTCCGGGCTGGCCGGGGTGCACCTGGACGAGCTGCGCCTGCCGGTGGGCGCCTCGGTGACGCTGGTGCTGCGGGCGGGCATCGGCTTCGTCCCCGATCGGGACACCCGCTTGCGTACGGGTGACAGCCTGCTCATCGTGACGACCGAGGCGGTACGGGACGAGGCGGAGCGCCGGCTGCGCGCGGTCAGCAGGCGCGGCCGCCTGGCGAGCTGGTTTGGTGAGGACGGCCGGGAGAGCCGGGACTAG
- a CDS encoding DUF167 family protein: MARDPFPTAPAVIAVRVKPGAGRTRVGGRYDGPHGVALVVAVAAPAVDGKATEAARRALAEALGVPAAGVALRTGQTSRDKLFTLAVPPADLAGRLAALYGGVP; encoded by the coding sequence ATGGCACGCGATCCGTTCCCGACCGCACCCGCCGTCATCGCGGTGCGGGTGAAGCCCGGCGCGGGCCGGACCAGGGTGGGCGGGCGCTACGACGGCCCGCACGGGGTCGCGCTGGTCGTGGCGGTGGCGGCACCGGCCGTCGACGGCAAGGCCACCGAGGCCGCCCGCCGGGCCCTGGCCGAGGCGCTGGGCGTGCCCGCCGCCGGGGTCGCGCTGCGCACCGGGCAGACCAGTCGCGACAAGCTGTTCACCCTGGCCGTGCCCCCGGCCGACCTGGCCGGGCGCCTGGCCGCCCTGTACGGCGGCGTCCCGTGA
- a CDS encoding DivIVA domain-containing protein → MPLTPADVHNVAFKKPPIGKRGYDEEEVDAFLDEVERELARLIEENSELRMQVERGGGGRPAGPGGPDPRLAAELNEMKAQLDRMQRDKSAAEQAARAMQGELDQLRGGASSMAAAAAMSGPEGEQQALRVLMMAQRTADDHVSDARREADKVLSEARAKAEEVTRDARAKADALERDARQRHQEAISGLDAKRTALQQHIDTLKQFEREYRTRLKAYLESQLRDLEGRGQSLEAEIGREDRAAGGLAAAGSGSFNGR, encoded by the coding sequence ATGCCGCTCACCCCGGCCGACGTGCACAACGTCGCCTTTAAGAAGCCCCCGATCGGCAAGCGGGGGTATGACGAGGAGGAGGTCGACGCCTTCCTTGACGAGGTCGAGCGCGAACTCGCCCGTCTGATCGAAGAGAACAGCGAACTGCGCATGCAGGTCGAGCGGGGCGGCGGTGGCCGTCCGGCGGGCCCCGGTGGCCCCGACCCGCGCCTGGCCGCTGAGCTCAACGAGATGAAGGCCCAGCTGGACCGCATGCAGCGCGACAAGTCCGCGGCCGAGCAGGCCGCCCGCGCGATGCAGGGCGAGCTGGACCAGCTGCGCGGCGGCGCCAGCAGCATGGCCGCCGCGGCCGCGATGTCGGGTCCCGAGGGCGAGCAGCAGGCGCTGCGGGTGCTCATGATGGCCCAGCGCACGGCCGACGACCACGTCTCCGACGCCCGCCGCGAGGCGGACAAGGTGCTCTCCGAGGCGCGCGCGAAGGCCGAGGAGGTCACCCGCGACGCCCGGGCCAAGGCCGACGCGCTCGAGCGCGACGCCCGCCAGCGCCACCAGGAGGCGATCAGCGGCCTGGACGCCAAGCGCACCGCCCTCCAGCAGCACATCGACACGCTCAAGCAGTTCGAGCGCGAGTACCGCACCCGCCTGAAGGCGTACCTGGAGAGCCAGCTGCGCGACCTCGAAGGCCGCGGGCAGAGCCTGGAGGCCGAGATCGGCCGCGAGGACCGCGCCGCGGGCGGCCTGGCCGCCGCCGGTTCCGGCTCCTTCAACGGCCGCTGA
- a CDS encoding YggT family protein: MFSPVLQVVYLALYLFYLVLLGRFVLGAVLAYGRRWHPVRGSAAALEVVWSVTDPPLKALRRVIPPLRIGTVSIDLSSLVLLVILSVLMYFVRLAIRG; the protein is encoded by the coding sequence GTGTTCTCACCTGTGCTGCAAGTCGTCTACCTGGCGCTGTACCTGTTCTATCTGGTGCTGCTGGGCAGGTTCGTGCTGGGTGCGGTGCTGGCCTACGGCCGGCGCTGGCACCCGGTCAGGGGATCCGCCGCCGCGCTGGAAGTGGTGTGGAGCGTCACTGATCCGCCCCTCAAAGCGTTGAGGCGTGTGATCCCGCCTTTGCGCATTGGTACCGTGAGCATCGACCTGAGCTCCCTTGTTCTGCTGGTTATCCTATCCGTTCTGATGTACTTCGTAAGGCTGGCGATCCGCGGGTGA
- a CDS encoding cell division protein SepF: MGALRKAGVWLGLVEDDDEHEYDEPAYDKGYTSTYRDRGSRRGERSDDRYGRGAGRYEDLGDDEDEDLDEAPPVPRTRVAADRSGSARLEAARESARAEATRLNVEARLEAARAERATVRPITATTRPLSATTSTAPATRDNLALASVAQPQQRIAPVTEDNRPQITTLHPTTYNEARQIGERFRDGTPVIMNLTEMDEADAKRLVDFAAGLAFGLRGTIERVTNRVFLLSPANVQVTAEDKAKIAEGGYLNQS; encoded by the coding sequence ATGGGCGCACTGCGGAAGGCGGGTGTCTGGCTCGGGCTGGTCGAGGACGATGACGAGCACGAGTACGACGAGCCTGCCTACGACAAGGGCTACACCTCCACATACCGTGACCGCGGCAGCCGCCGCGGCGAGCGCAGCGACGACCGGTACGGCCGGGGCGCGGGCCGGTACGAGGACCTCGGCGACGACGAGGATGAGGACCTGGACGAGGCGCCGCCGGTGCCGCGTACCCGGGTGGCGGCCGACCGCAGCGGCTCGGCCCGCCTGGAGGCCGCGCGCGAGTCGGCGCGCGCCGAGGCGACCCGCCTGAACGTCGAGGCGCGGCTGGAGGCCGCGCGGGCGGAGCGGGCCACGGTCCGCCCGATCACCGCGACCACGCGGCCGCTGTCGGCGACCACGTCCACCGCTCCGGCGACGCGCGACAACCTCGCGCTGGCGTCCGTGGCGCAGCCGCAGCAGCGGATCGCCCCGGTGACCGAGGACAACCGCCCGCAGATCACGACCCTGCATCCCACCACGTACAACGAGGCGCGCCAGATCGGGGAGCGGTTCCGCGACGGCACGCCGGTGATCATGAACCTGACGGAGATGGACGAGGCTGACGCCAAGCGTCTGGTGGACTTCGCGGCGGGACTCGCATTCGGGTTGCGGGGTACGATCGAGCGCGTCACCAACCGGGTGTTCCTGCTCTCACCGGCCAACGTCCAGGTAACCGCCGAGGACAAGGCCAAGATCGCCGAGGGCGGGTACCTCAACCAGAGCTAG
- a CDS encoding YggS family pyridoxal phosphate-dependent enzyme, giving the protein MTDLDRREQIARNLAAVRERIAAAARRAGRDPAEVTLVAVTKTYPAADVLHLVALGVTEVGENRDQEAAPKAAEVAAAGAAPHWHFIGQLQRNKARSVAAYASMVQSVDSVRLAAALGEAAARLRQTPLDVLVQLSVDGDPHRGGALPSGDDPDRALLRVAGAVAASPSLRLRGVMAVAPLEWAPDLAFAEVAKCATLVRAVHPDATVMSAGMSDDLDEAVAAGATHVRIGSALLGMRPALR; this is encoded by the coding sequence ATGACTGATCTGGATCGGCGCGAGCAGATCGCGCGCAACCTCGCGGCGGTGCGTGAGCGCATCGCCGCCGCCGCCCGCCGCGCCGGACGCGACCCCGCCGAGGTGACCCTGGTCGCGGTGACCAAGACCTACCCGGCCGCCGACGTGCTCCATCTGGTGGCGCTCGGCGTCACCGAGGTGGGCGAGAACCGCGACCAGGAGGCCGCGCCCAAGGCCGCCGAGGTGGCCGCCGCCGGGGCGGCCCCGCACTGGCACTTCATCGGCCAGCTCCAGCGCAACAAGGCGCGCTCGGTGGCGGCGTACGCGAGCATGGTGCAGTCGGTCGACTCGGTCCGCCTGGCCGCCGCCCTGGGCGAGGCCGCCGCGCGGCTGCGCCAGACCCCGCTGGACGTGCTGGTGCAGCTCAGTGTGGACGGTGACCCCCACCGCGGCGGGGCGCTGCCGTCCGGTGACGACCCGGACCGCGCGCTGCTGCGGGTGGCCGGGGCGGTCGCGGCCAGCCCGTCGCTGCGGCTGCGCGGAGTGATGGCGGTCGCGCCGCTGGAATGGGCGCCGGATCTCGCTTTCGCGGAGGTGGCGAAGTGCGCCACACTGGTCCGCGCGGTGCATCCTGATGCGACGGTGATGTCCGCAGGGATGAGCGACGATCTGGACGAGGCGGTGGCCGCGGGCGCGACACATGTGCGTATCGGCAGCGCATTGCTCGGAATGCGACCAGCCCTGCGGTAG